CTGATTTTTCTAGCATCAAATAGGTCCAGACTGCTCTTGAAAAATCATCGACAATAGTAAGAAAATATCTCGCACCAGAGGACGAAGTAGTACGATAGGGTCCCCAAACATCACAATGTACTAGAGAAAGAGGCGCATAAGCTTTATTAAAACTATCATTAAAAACTTGTCGTGTTTGCTTAGCGCGAAAACAAATTTCACAAGACGCAGCTTGTTCTGAATCAAAAACCATTCTATCTAAAACAGGTAAAGCCGATAAAACCCTATAAGATGGGTGTCCTAGCCGTCGATGCCATAGTTCTGATGTTGAAGAATTCTTTAACTCAGTTCGATGAACTCGTGCTGCTGTGACCCCAGTAAAGTAGTAAACCCCCTCACGTTCTTCACCCGTTCCAATCAGGATCTTCGTAAAACGGTCCTGCAAGACACATAAAGTATCAGTAAAGATACCAATACAACCAGTTTGCTTCAATAATCGCGACACAGAGATGAGTGTGCAACTAAAATCAGGAACATATAAAACATCAGTCAAGAAGTAATGTTCGCTGAGCACAAGCGTGCCCTTTTTGCTTGCTTGCGAGCCACGGCCATTTGGAAACTTGACCGAGGAAGGCAAAATATCAACCACATCCTTAAGTAATGAGATATCTCCTGtcatatgatgagaagctccAGTGTCAATAATGACATCTTTGAGTGTTGGTTTACCAGATAGTTTCTCTGTTGATATAGTTGATTTTGAGTTGTGAAGTAGTTGTAGAAGCTGAGTTATCTGGCCGATTGAATCACTGAGTTGATTTGCTGAATTGGTGGAAGTTGTATTGTTTGAAACCACTCTAGCTGAATTGGAACGACCACGGCCACAATTGCCGTTATTTGAATATCTTCCTCCTCGACCGCGCTGAGACGAACCAGAGGAAGAACCACCTGAAGAAGAAGTATTTTTCTGTTCATACCACCAGTCCGGGAACCCATGAAGGAGAAAACATTCTGATTTGTCATGTCCTTTCCGGGAACAATGCGTACAGGTTCTGTTAGGATCACGGAAGCGATTTGTCACGGTTGCAGAATGAAGAGAGTCAACCGGAGGTGTATCGGTGTGAGCATGAAAACCAAGTGCCTCTGTTTTTACATCCTTAGCTTGGTTCGAAATTGCGGGTGGCGACAAGAAGCGAGGAGGTGGGAGCTTAGCGCCTAGCGCCATGGCGGTACAAAGCAAACGCTTTGTCTACCTGCAACAGAACAAGGTAACCTGCAAAaccacttatatatatatatattagtatatgaCGTAAAACTTAAGAAAGACaagtaagaaataaaaaacaccAACTTCATATAATAAAACAGAAAGGTTCAAATAGCAAAACACTGAAAATACCAAATGCAAACACCAACTTCAAAAGCAaataaaacaccaaatcaaaagcAAATAAAAACACCAATCCGAGTAGAATCTCTACTCAGATTCAGAACCACTCTCCTCATACTCCAATTCCAAATCCTTCCAGAAGCTACCATCTTCTTTTCCTAACTCCTCTTCAacgtcatcatcttcatcaaccaATTCCAAATGATGAGCTGATGTACCATAGCGCTTGCTCTGAGTTGAAGAAGTAGCTATTCCTTTCCCTTTGGTGTTCTTAGCTGAATGAGGAGTCTTCGCTCCTCTAGTACCATAGCTTGGTTCTTCAGCTCTGGCTGCTTCACTCACCAAAGTCCAAGTCAGGTCCTCATCATCATGGACGAaagcatcatcttcatcattggAGGAGTTTCCATCCATCTTCGCCATCAACCACTCGTTGCTATCATCTATTTCCTCCAAAAGAATTGGATCTTTTgcatcatttcttttcatcctaCGCGGCAAAGCACGATTGTACTTGACAAACACCATGTCATTCAATAGGCTTTGAGATAATCTGTTTCTTTTCTTGGTATGAAGCTGTTTCCAACAGAACTTAGTCAAACATATGAATAGCATTAAGTTCAATTTAAATTTAGAGATTATAACAAACTTACATGTTGAAACACACTCCAGTTTCTTTCACAGCCACTTGCACTGCATGTTAGGCTAAGGACCTTGACATTAAAATCTCTGAGAGTAGGAGCTGAGCTTCCGTAGCTTGACCACCAATCAgctattaaaacattaaaaaatataagttagCATTCTTAAACACTTGAACCATATATAAAACGATACAAAGCTTAAAACAGAGAGTTGTTACCTGGTGACTTAATCTCTCTTTGCCTAATCGCCATGGGAAGACCAAAGAGCCCACTTGCATTCTTAAAAACTTCAAGCTCCACCATGATCCTGTCTTGCACAATAGGATCTCGGACCAGCTTTGTGATGCAGCTATACAATCCACGCTCCACTTCCTCACAACAAACATCCGCAGGATGAGCATAATGAACAGCTGGATTGAGGAAATAACCTGCTGCGTGAAGTGGTTGATGTAGCTGACAGTCCCAGCGTCTGTCAATCATCTCAAAAACCTTCTCATACTTCACCTTCTTCAACTTGAAACTCTTAGCAATAGTTTCTTTTGCTCTATCCATAGCAGCATAAATGTACCCCATTGGTGGTTTCTTCTCGCCATCAACCATCCGTAGCACCTTCACCAATGGAGAAGTTAGCTTCAGAGCATAAGCTATGTTTCTCCAGAACCCTTCTTGAAGGATATACTGCTTCAGCTTCCTTGCTCCTGCTTCCTTGGGCCATTTTGATTTTTCCCATTCCTCTGAagtcaccatcttcttcaaattagCTTGCTGAAGGTGAAACTGGGTCATGGTGATGAAGGAAGTGGCGAATCTCGTTACAGCCGGTCGATGCAAGTTCCTCTGATCTGTGAACCTCCTCATCATGTTCACAAGAGAAACACGGCAGTAGATGTACGCATTAATAAACATGCACTTCTTCATTGCAGTCTTCACCGCAGCTATCTTTCCAATCTCCTCCAGCATCAAATCAAGACAATGCGCAGCACATGGAGTCCAAAAGAGATGTGGGCGTTTTGCTTCAAGAAGTTTTCCAGCCTTGACGTAGTTTGAGGCGTTATCAGTTACAACCTGAACCACGTTCTTCTCACCAACTTCTTCAACCATATCATCAAGTAGCTTGAACAGCACTGTAGCATCTTTCACCACTTCAGAAACCTCTTTGGACCTGATGAACATAGAACCTTTTGGTGAGTTAACCAGAAAGTTGACGATGTCTTTCTGCACCACAGAATCACGCCACCCATCAGACATGATTGAGCATCCTTTCACTGCCCACTCTTCCCTGTTAGGAGCCAGCAGTGCTTGAACATTGGCGACTTCCCTTTGAAGTAAAGGGAACCGGAGCTCATACTGAGAAGGAGGCTTTAACCCCATACCATACTCCCCAATAAGCTTTGTCATCTCCTTGAAACTGTCATGAGAGACAGCATTGAAAGGAAGCCCAGCATCGAAGAACCACCTTGCTATGGCGCCACACACCTTGTCTCTTAAGTCCTTGTCACAAGCTCCAAACACCCCTTTCCTATCCTTTCTGCCTTTCAAGATGTCTGGAGGCGTAGACATCACAAACTTGTCCAAAGGACCACGGTGCTTCCTCTTGGTAGCCTTTCGCATTGGCTCATCATCACCATCCAAGTCCTCCACATCATCTTCATTCACCACGGGTTGGTACTGCATTGATAGAGCTACTCTTTCTTCAACTTTTCTGGCCATGTAGGTCTGCAGCTCAACCCTAACATGTTCTGGACAGATTGGACACTTCTTTGCATTCTTGTACCCGCCAACAAGATGTTGTTTCAATCGTGAAACCCCAGCAGTTAACACCTTGTAGCAGAAGATACACTTCCAGTGGTTGGCGTTATTGTTAACAATGGTTCCATACTTCCTTCCCGGATCCACTTGTTGTCCTTCTCCCTGAGACCC
The sequence above is drawn from the Brassica napus cultivar Da-Ae chromosome A8, Da-Ae, whole genome shotgun sequence genome and encodes:
- the LOC106358772 gene encoding uncharacterized protein LOC106358772; the encoded protein is MFFYVVVVIMSDAGAGSSHGGSQGGGGSQGEGQQVDPGRKYGTIVNNNANHWKCIFCYKVLTAGVSRLKQHLVGGYKNAKKCPICPEHVRVELQTYMARKVEERVALSMQYQPVVNEDDVEDLDGDDEPMRKATKRKHRGPLDKFVMSTPPDILKGRKDRKGVFGACDKDLRDKVCGAIARWFFDAGLPFNAVSHDSFKEMTKLIGEYGMGLKPPSQYELRFPLLQREVANVQALLAPNREEWAVKGCSIMSDGWRDSVVQKDIVNFLVNSPKGSMFIRSKEVSEVVKDATVLFKLLDDMVEEVGEKNVVQVVTDNASNYVKAGKLLEAKRPHLFWTPCAAHCLDLMLEEIGKIAAVKTAMKKCMFINAYIYCRVSLVNMMRRFTDQRNLHRPAVTRFATSFITMTQFHLQQANLKKMVTSEEWEKSKWPKEAGARKLKQYILQEGFWRNIAYALKLTSPLVKVLRMVDGEKKPPMGYIYAAMDRAKETIAKSFKLKKVKYEKVFEMIDRRWDCQLHQPLHAAGYFLNPAVHYAHPADVCCEEVERGLYSCITKLVRDPIVQDRIMVELEVFKNASGLFGLPMAIRQREIKSPADWWSSYGSSAPTLRDFNVKVLSLTCSASGCERNWSVFQHLHTKKRNRLSQSLLNDMVFVKYNRALPRRMKRNDAKDPILLEEIDDSNEWLMAKMDGNSSNDEDDAFVHDDEDLTWTLVSEAARAEEPSYGTRGAKTPHSAKNTKGKGIATSSTQSKRYGTSAHHLELVDEDDDVEEELGKEDGSFWKDLELEYEESGSESE